The genomic window CAGTAGTTACATTGTATTTTCAGTGATTGATCACAAGATTCAAAGCTGCATTGAAAAGTTTGGGGCACATCAGGGAAACTAATCCTTGTTTATATTAATGGCCAAAAAAGTATAAAATTGGCAGCTTAAAAACAGTTGATGCTGTTTCAAAGCTGGTATTTGTCATTGAAGAAAATCAAATTTCAATCCTGGAGAAttagagcggcacggtgacacagaggttagcactgctgcctcacagcgccagggattcgggttcgattcctggcttaggtcactatctgtgtggagtttgcacgttctccctgtgtctgcgtgggtttcctccgggtgctccagtttcctcccacaagtctgaaagacgtgctggttaggtgcattggccatgctaaaatctccttcagtctacccgaacaggcgctggagtgtgataactaggggattttcacagtggcttcattgcagtgttattgtaagcctacttgtgacactaataaataaacaaacaaactttattcGGTCCTGTGCAATAATGGGGAGGACAAGTTGAAGAACTCGGCATTGCTGTTTCATCTGGCAGTCTCCAAACTAGAAACTGCAGTATGTAAGAACAATGGATTATTATAATAACATAGTGTGGCTGTGATAGCACAAATACATGAGAAAAGCATTAAACTTTGTGTTGACATCTTGATTCATTGTGCAAAACATACGGTAGTGTAACTTTGAGGGCCAGAGTTACATTCTGACCAAAATTttggttttaaaaaaatcttttagtTTATCACAGGATCTCTCACGTTGACAATTGTGTTATTATTTGATTTAATCTCACAATAACCATCAACGCAACGTTGCCCAAATCTCTACAATTTACCAGACCTACCTGCTGTTCTTTTCATTGATCTCCGGCCCATTAAAGCCACGAAACAGTCCGGCCCATCTGGACATTTGGAGTTAGATGGAGACCGTCTCATCAAAGCTCCGTATTTCTCAGCTCCTGCCGACCATTGGCCAAAATTTCCTGTCATCTGGAAAAGGAAAAGCAGACAGAAATGTAGCGGAAAGGAGCTTTCTGCCATTGTTCATCCTTAACATCGTAACACTCGACCTGAGGCAGGTAGCAATGATTACTGGGGCAAAGGGCAAAGATTGGGAACTGGACTGAGAATGTCCTTGAGAATTATCTTGTTGTCGCTGCCCTTACTTGGGTGGAGGGATATTTACCTTTAAAACAGTCAAAGGCCTTACCTGGGGAAAGGGGGGCATTTACCGTTAAAACAGTGAGCCCTTAAAAGAGTGAATGCCCACATTGAAATAGATTGGTGAAGAGTTTTGGGACCATTTCTAATGTGTGAGTGATGGTGAAATAACAAGTGATACTTGCCATTTGTAAAAGGACAAAATAGGTAGGATCATCCTAACATTAGATTTGTttaaattggggtggggggggcgggggtgaaacATGTACATAAACACACAAACATATTTTACCGGAATGCACCGCCACACGAGCTGGCTGTTGGGtccagacagtaagaagtttaacaacaccaggttaaagtccaggtgaggaaggggcttaaggctccgaaagcttgtgtggcttttgctaccaaataaacctgttggactttaacctggtgttgttaaacttcttactctgtttaccccactccaacgccggcatctccacatcatgttgggttcagcccagtaagaagtctcacaacaccaggttaaagtccaacaggtttatttggtagcacaagctttcggagtatcgCTCCGATACTCGGACTTGATAATCGGAGCgatactctgaaagcttgtgctaccaaatagacctgttggattttaacctggtgctgtgagacttcttactgcgcctaccctagtccaacgccggcatctccacatcatgttgggTTCAATCCAGTTGCTTGTGTGGCCGCAGTGCGGCGCTGGAGGCACAGCAAACTCATGTTAATTCTGGCTAGCGGACAGGTCCGTTACCACCTCCGAGGACCATTCCCACTCAGGACAACTATTACTGCCCACTGGAGTAAGCTGACAACTTCGACACAAGGCAATCCATTCAATGGCTTTATCCACACCTTCCGAAAATATCCCTTCTTTGGGGGGATTTGGCTGAGGTTTGTGAGTCTGAAACATTCTCAGCAAAGGTTATTGAACAAGCCGCGCGATGTGGGCTAATCTGGACATTGCTGTTTAAAGTGGGAGATATGGCGCCATCAGTCGGGTATGTTTAACTATCGCTGACCTACAGGTGTCACTTTCAACATttctagttttttaaaaaaagtatataTAATAAACACGGTTTCTGTAGTTATGTATCATATTGTTTGAACAGAAAAGGACGGGCTAGACTTGAGAAGTAAACCGCATTGCCTGAGGAAGGGAATAGTCAATGGGGAAAAACACAGGCTTCCAATTTCAAATTTCAGTGACAGGAGAAGTTGGGATCCGAGAGACATGACTGATCCCAAAACAGGGCCTGGACTCTAAATGCCCTGACTGTCCAGATGCAACttctaaaaaaaaatgtattcataTGATTCtctacatttaaaaataaataacattttCACATATCTATGACCCTACTCCGCCTTTTTTTGACCATTGTTCACTTTTTCTTTCATTGTCTTTACCTGGTTTGGCAGTTCAGGCACTTCCTGATCCTCCAAGGACTCACGCCAGCCCATTGCCTCCGTCATTAGGACCGAGAAGACAGCAGCCAACACAATCGCCCTCATCATCCTGGAAACTTCCGAGCACGAGAGATTGCTATGAACAAAAAAACAGAGACAGTAGTCTTATATTCATCTCTAACCCAAGTACACAACTCAGTGTGTGGAATGTGTGCGGTGCAGTTACCTGGTCGGGGGTGCGATTTCACCCTGAAGATTTCAGAGACTGGGGACGGATAGGGACAGTATTAATAGTCCTGGATTGCTTTCCGGGGAGGGGCCAGACACTGTTGGGAGCAGCATCTCCTTGCATCACTCCGATGCAACATGTGGTGATCCTGGTGATCCTGATAAAATGTTACTATTTCTGATTCATTTCCTTAGGTATTAGTTCACAGAGGGACAATAATCCTCAGCAAATTCCAATTAAAACAATGTTTCAATCGCTAATATGTCATTTGTTTAGACTTCGCATTGATTATATTGTATCATGGAAACAATAACAATATACCACAACTGAACACTCAGACACCGCAAGTACAATTTACTGACGTTAAGCATAAAACAAACACACAGTTTTCATCACTATAGCATTTTATATCAGTCTTGTATGATTGGTTTCGTCcagtgtatttatttgaacacacCCAAGAAGAGTTTT from Mustelus asterias chromosome 14, sMusAst1.hap1.1, whole genome shotgun sequence includes these protein-coding regions:
- the LOC144504048 gene encoding uncharacterized protein LOC144504048; the protein is MMRAIVLAAVFSVLMTEAMGWRESLEDQEVPELPNQMTGNFGQWSAGAEKYGALMRRSPSNSKCPDGPDCFVALMGRRSMKRTAGLDIEKFLRDLQNYNLNPQYVE